In a single window of the Bactrocera dorsalis isolate Fly_Bdor chromosome 2, ASM2337382v1, whole genome shotgun sequence genome:
- the LOC105231485 gene encoding E3 ubiquitin-protein ligase RNF181 homolog codes for MADYFEDMGHEPTGAEGPNDFAKHYKRLQVLAIMNGIDMEIEVPEASKRAIAALPEHVIVETDVKQELECAVCKQPAEIDEKYKVLPCKHEFHEECVLLWLKKANSCPMCRYELETDDPVYEELREFRQDESNRRQRQNYMMDSMFS; via the exons ATGGCCGATTACTTCGAGGATATGGGACATGAACCCACTGGAGCCGAGGGTCCTAATGATTTTGCCAAGCACTACAAGCGCCTACAAGTTTTGGCCATTATGAACGGCATTGATATGGAAATCGAGGTGCCCGAGGCATCTAAGCGCGCTATCGCTGCGCTGCCTGAGCATGTTATTGTCGAGACAGATGTGAAGCAGGAGCTGGAATGCGCCGTTTGCAAGCAGCCGGCGGAAATCGATGAGAAATATAAGGTTTTGCCATGCAAGCATGAGTTTCACGAGGAATGTGTGCTGCTGTGGTTGAAAAAG GCGAACTCGTGTCCAATGTGCCGCTATGAGTTGGAAACAGATGACCCAGTGTACGAAGAGTTGCGCGAATTTCGCCAAGACGAGTCTAACCGCCGCCAACGTCAAAATTATATGATGGATTCGATGTTTTCTTGa
- the LOC105231460 gene encoding serine/threonine-protein kinase OSR1 isoform X2, with amino-acid sequence MKFFDVFCFRQRVAFFDKQEGTLTFCLTSRGTVSTTNRTFLPSETAAEPELSADTPAYYRTRDEDYNSINSSNNNNNYIYTIKTQKETTAVVIQQPTTNKPNTTKAPNGKGVIQTLSVAELAHHIQLDGKYPTPAERLPAQSTAKATTTATLSTSKTTQSIQSKSTKMASSANLNSTGAAAPHSTSEKQPWPNSKDDYELRDVIGVGATAVVHAALCLPRGEKCAIKRINLEKWNTSMDELLKEIQAMSSCNHENVVTYYTSFVVREELWLVLRLLEGGSLLDIIKHRMRTANCKHGVFDEPTIATVLKEVLKGLEYFHSNGQIHRDIKAGNILIGDDGTIQIADFGVSAWLATGRDLSRQKVRHTFVGTPCWMAPEVMEQDHGYDFKADIWSFGITAIEMATGTAPYHKYPPMKVLMLTLQNDPPTLDTGADEKDQYKAYGKTFRKMIVECLQKEPSKRPTASELLKHAFFKKAKDRKYLTQTLLASGPSMETRVHKAAKRQPGASGRLHRTVTGEWVWSSEEEDNGGKHHSSDSESDDRPINRLERAESSDSDHDDYSETTATATEPAQQALAVANVATPAVNIPAPAANNAQQQQQQPTDAAIAQAMTGVAQMPMPSAVTDVGEAPPVNLVLRMRNQRRELHDIRFEFAVGKDSAEGIAMELVDAGLVDALDTQPMAVHLQQLIEQRAALKTITFQLNSGVQPGEVLDDRSLVGYAQISITD; translated from the coding sequence GAGTTGCATTCTTCGATAAGCAAGAGGGAACATTGACCTTCTGTCTGACATCGAGAGGCACTGTTTCGACGACGAACAGAACATTTCTGCCAAGTGAAACCGCTGCTGAGCCCGAGCTAAGCGCCGATACGCCAGCTTATTACAGAACTCGTGACGAAGACTACAATTCaataaacagcagcaacaacaacaacaattacatcTACACAATCAAAACGCAGAAGGAAACAACTGCTGTTGTGATTCAACAGCCAACAACCAATAAGCCCAACACAACCAAAGCACCAAACGGCAAAGGTGTAATTCAAACACTAAGCGTAGCAGAGCTTGCACATCACATACAGTTAGACGGGAAGTACCCCACACCAGCTGAACGCTTGCCCGCGCAGTCGACAGCCAAAGCCACAACCACGGCTACCTTATCCACGTCGAAAACCACACAGAGTATACAAAGCAAGTCGACGAAAATGGCGTCCAGCGCGAATTTGAACAGCACAGGTGCCGCTGCGCCACACTCCACCTCCGAGAAGCAGCCTTGGCCCAACTCGAAGGACGATTACGAGTTGCGCGATGTGATCGGCGTGGGTGCAACTGCGGTCGTACATGCCGCGCTCTGCCTGCCACGCGGCGAGAAATGCGCCATTAAGCGCATCAATCTGGAGAAGTGGAACACTTCTATGGATGAACTGCTCAAGGAGATACAGGCGATGTCGTCGTGTAATCACGAGAATGTCGTCACCTACTATACATCGTTTGTGGTGCGCGAGGAATTGTGGCTGGTGCTGCGTCTTCTGGAGGGCGGCTCTTTGCTCGATATCATTAAGCATAGAATGCGCACAGCGAATTGCAAACATGGCGTCTTCGACGAACCGACCATTGCCACTGTTTTAAAGGAGGTACTCAAGGGTCTGGAGTATTTCCACTCGAACGGACAGATACACCGTGACATCAAAGCGGGTAATATATTGATCGGCGACGATGGCACCATACAAATTGCCGATTTCGGTGTGAGCGCTTGGCTGGCGACCGGTCGTGATCTCTCACGCCAGAAGGTGCGCCACACATTTGTCGGCACACCGTGTTGGATGGCGCCCGAAGTGATGGAGCAGGATCATGGTTATGACTTTAAGGCGGATATCTGGTCCTTCGGCATCACTGCCATCGAAATGGCGACCGGCACAGCGCCCTATCATAAGTATCCACCCATGAAGGTGCTGATGTTGACGCTACAAAATGATCCGCCCACATTGGATACTGGCGCGGACGAGAAGGACCAATACAAAGCCTATGGCAAGACATTCCGGAAAATGATTGTGGAATGCCTACAGAAAGAGCCCTCAAAACGACCCACCGCCAGTGAACTGCTCAAGCATGCCTTCTTCAAAAAGGCCAAAGATCGCAAATATCTTACGCAAACACTGCTCGCCTCCGGTCCATCCATGGAGACGCGCGTACACAAGGCTGCGAAACGACAGCCTGGCGCCTCGGGTCGTTTGCATCGCACCGTTACCGGCGAATGGGTGTGGTCGAGCGAAGAGGAAGACAACGGTGGTAAGCACCATTCGTCCGACTCCGAATCTGACGACCGACCCATTAATCGTCTCGAACGCGCCGAATCGTCGGACAGCGATCACGATGACTATTCAGAGACTACAGCAACCGCAACCGAACCGGCACAACAAGCGCTCGCTGTGGCGAATGTAGCGACACCAGCGGTGAACATACCCGCGCCGGCAGCAAATAatgctcaacaacaacaacaacaaccaacagacGCGGCGATAGCACAGGCCATGACAGGTGTGGCGCAAATGCCAATGCCTTCAGCGGTGACGGATGTTGGCGAGGCACCGCCCGTCAATCTGgtgttgcgcatgcgcaaccaACGACGCGAACTGCACGATATACGCTTTGAATTTGCTGTGGGCAAAGACTCAGCCGAAGGTATTGCCATGGAATTGGTCGACGCCGGACTCGTCGACGCGTTAGACACGCAACCAATGGCCGTGCATCTGCAACAGCTGATCGAACAACGCGCCGCACTGAAAACCATAACGTTCCAATTGAACTCGGGCGTGCAGCCGGGCGAGGTGCTCGACGACCGCTCGCTGGTGGGGTACGCGCAAATATCGATAACGGATTAG